aagtaaaactcaTAGAACTAAAATGAATAAATCTAAAGTTACAAGACTTTATTGCATTTCGagtaaaattagaaaatcaatttaTAATTGAGTAATActatatctataatattttcacaataacaAAGTTTAGATGACAATTTGTTATTAATTATCATCTAGGCTTACCATTAATGTTACTTTTTGTGATTTGTCATTTAAGATTTGCTGTAAAATTATTTGGTCtttgcttaattttttattttttgataaaatgtctcaacctttattatttattaatttagccTAAAAAATACTGTTTAGAAAGGAGGGCGTTTTTGTAATTTCGGCCTCccctaaaattaaaattcccGGATGCCCCTTCTCGGGCCAATTGCGTTTTGCTTCAATAGTCCGACTTCtgcctctcttctctctctctctctccgctGCTCATCGGTGACACGGGTAAGTcagtttctctttctctcactcctTCAATCATTTCTTTTCATGTTCTGCTTTTCAATTCTTGATAAGTAGGTGGGGCCAGAGTTTCATGTTTTTGCTGTGGATTTCCATTTAATCTTAGTTTGAAATTGTTTCTGTTCGGTTCCCTACGAAAAACTAACTAAAAGTTTGTGTCTTTAACTCTTCCCACTCAAAATACTAATGACCCACTTTGTGTTTTAGAGAAAACCTTACTTATTTCACTTTGTCAAAGCTGAATGTGCGACAAAGTTTCCAACTTTCGTTGCAAACGACTCAATTATCTTGATTGTAAACAACTCTGATTGTGCGTTATGTATCTTGAAAATGCTACTGTTATCGGCAGGATTGAGTTTGGGCTTCAATGGCTCAATTTGATTGTGACTATGCTGTATTATGTTTATGAGGATGCTGAGAGCCTTgattaatttgttttgaattgagATGATGTTAGTCTATCTCTTTATATAATAATGAGTTAGATGAAgttattttctcttttgattccttttaTCTAAAGCTGTCAAACCCGAAATGATATACCCATATTGActagtattaaaatattaatatttagttAACCTTACCAAACTAAAACAGCTTCCAGTAGGTTATTCACAAGAACGAATTATCGTATTGACTGCTAAACCAGTACAAAAACTTTCCCATGAAACATATCAGATAAAATACTGGCCTGTATGGCTGTATGCCAGCATTTCTGGGGTCATTCACATGTTTCGGTAGTGATATTTTGGACAGTACACaaacaaaaaggcaaaaatagGGGTTATAAAATATGCATGCTATTAGGCCTAATGTATTGTGCTAATGCATCGGGGCTAATATATTGGGTTTATAAAATATGTGGATTTAAATTTCTCCAAAAAGGCACTGCTTGCAGCTCAAATGGTTCAGAAACTCCCCTCAGTTCACTGATTGATTTCCACCCCTCCCcctctccctccctctccctAAACAGATTTTCTTCAATATCTCCGCTCTGCCTCATGAGTACTTCAATGGCAATCACTAGTTTctctcataaaatatttttggttctGCTCTGGTTGTGTTGCTTTTCATGTGTGTCTGTATCTTGTTGTGTGTTTGGTGATGATAGCTTTAACGAAGAAGTGTGAAATTTCACACATGTGTATATTGAAGTTTCTTGCAGCTCCCAATGaattcttattacttatcaaaagcAAGTTCCTGTGCTACcaatttgtgtgatttttttattatttattattttttattatttttattttttttttttctattctctaTTTGCTTGATGGGAAAATAGAGGAAAACAAAGTGGAGACTGAAATCtgactctttttttattattatttttctatgtcCTGAGTTTTGGTTATTTGATCCTAAAATGGAACATTCACATTGAATTTTTGAATTCCTTCTAAGCCTTTTTAAGCTACCAAGCAGGCTTCTATAGTTTCTGCtttgttttatatattacaACCATTCTAGATGTCATGTAAACTGTAACTACtcttctatttctttgtttcttaagTGCTTCCAAGTCCAGCATTTGTTTTCTGGTTGAGAATTGTGGAGATTGAATTTTTCTCTGTCTTATCCctggttttgttggtttttctAGAGCTTCCATTagttaggttatgtttggtaactatttttatccttaattttcttattttaaaacaGTTTTACGTTTTCTAAgccaaaaaacttgtttggtaactggaaacaaacaaaagacGAAAGCTGTTTTGAAATTCCAAATTataaaggaaattgaaaacagcTCTTTAGCTATCTTTCATTTCTTGGTTTTAAATGCCAGAGAAAACACGgaaaaaacaatgcatacaaaccACTTTAATGAACCTGCACTCTAGTTCAAACCTACATAATAACAAAACacagttttctttttcacttctctctcactctctctctcttgcaccCAAATGAAcccctttttctctccttcctcGGCACTTcacagagagagaaaattgaagagaGATCAACAAGTCTGAGATGAGGTGTTGGAGCgtcaaaatttgatttgttcaaGGTGGGAGATTCTTCAGATATTCGTTCAAATGGTGGGGATGACGGCGATTCTTACTTTAAGATCTATTCAAAACAAGAAGCAACAGTTTTAACCTTTTCCAACAATGAGACAGTACAGGCTGTAATAATGACAAAAGCAAGCAAGGGGAGAGAGAAGTGGACAGTGGGAAATGGCTGGGGTAGTAATTATGCAGGACCAAGCACCATCTGTCCAAAACACTGCTCAAGGAGTCATGATCTATTCTATTCTTTATTCAAGCACttagaaaaagaaacaattttttttccttacaataaTTACCAAAGaagttttctatttcttgtctttgaatttgttttggACTTTTCAAAGCACAAGAAAGCAGCTTTTTGTTGTTATTCTTAAAagcaagtttttgaaaatagaaaacaacactttccaaacacagccttaggtTTTGATGGAGCATTTTAGCCTCCTTTGAAAATTgttatatttaaaatgtttgtCTTTTTAAAAGTGATATTTACTTCTCAAAGAAATGTATAGTTGGTTGCAAGAATGCCAAGAATGGAACATTCGCTAGACCAAAATTTAATACCTTAATCCTTGgaatttaatatcttttttagGAAGACTCTTCAACCTATTATCTATTTATTGCTTGAAACACGAATGAGAGGACTGCGCATGTTTACTCTTTATGAAGTGGATTTAGTGATGGGTCTATAAGGTCAAACTGTTGTTACTTGTTAGATGCATAATGCCTGGTTTCTGTAATTAGTAACTTATAAAATTCTTTGATACACCCCATTGGTCATTTATTTCTAGCATTGCATAATAATAAATGGGTAGTTGAAGTCAATTTATTGCTTGGAAACCACTAAGAAAAGAAATGATTGAAGCTGGGAATGGGCAAAGTGTTTATAATTGTTTCAAACATAAGCAAAATGAAGATCCGAATCCGATGTTTTTCTCTTTAGTGCAAATAGACCAAGATAATATAATGGCAAATCTCCTTTGGAGGGATGGTAAATCAAAATGCTCCACAACACCTTGCTGGACTCTACAGTAATCATGATTTATTTGAAAGATTCAACATATGCTTTTGCACTTTTGTTTTGTTCCATAAAATtgtgtcattatttttttcttatttttatctatGCAGGACTCTACCATATCAAACTTAGAGAGAATACAGCCACGGAAGGATGCTTCAAGATTTTGAAGTATATTGAATAGTTTTGGATGGTTTTATTGGACAGTTTATTTGTAGAAGCTTTTTAGACAGTTGTACATTTTGGGTATTTGTTGTTTTGCAACCCATTTGCTGATGTGGTCATTTTGTACACGTGTCGATCAACCGTTGGTGTATAGAACCAAATAAGGAAGCTGATGTGGTAAGCCTGCTGCAAGAGATACTTTCTCCTACCCAAGTACCAATACTAATATTATTTCGCAGTGGAAACTGGAAAACGCTAAGCTCAGATTCGATGGCATGTAACCCCTCAAACTGCCAATCAAATTGCCatggaaatgaagaaaaagcaGAGGTAGTAGTAGGAGAAGAATATGTCTCAGccaatcagaatcagaatctGTGTATAAAATGCAAGACCAAGGAGCCCATTGGTGGCGATGAGGGGCGGATGTTCTGCATCGAATGCTTTCGAAGCAACTTATATGGAAAGTTCAGGCTGGCTGTCACCTCCCATGCCATGATTACTCCTACCGATAACGTCCTTGTTGCCTTCTCTGGTGGCCCTTCCTCCAGgtctccctctccctcttttCAGAACTCTAAATTGATGGTTCATTTGGATGCAATTATTTCAAGAGAAtgatttggattttattttttggtttcaatAACTTCCGATAAAGTTGTAAAAAGGGCAAATTTTCTCTATTGATAAAATTCATTGGGTATATTTAAGCTTTATTAATATATGGATTACAAATGATTAGGTGTATTGGTGTTATTTCAGATCCATAACATACATGTAAGTGTTTTTGTTGGAGCAAAATCTAATTCATACCAAGCACCAAACATTCAAATCCCttgatttaaataaataaataaattaaatcttCAAATCCAAATGTAACCTTATgtaaatatctttttattttatttcaggGTGGCTTTACAGTTTGTACATGAGTTGCAACACAAGTCCCTGAAGAACTTTGACGCAAGTAGAGATAGGTTGTTACCAGTGTTTGGTGTTGGAGTTGCTTTTATTGACGAAACAACCATTTCTCCACTTCCTTCTCACGATATCAACAGAGCAATTCAAGACATCAGATTGATCGTGTCCAATCTAGGCCCGCCAATAAAACAGTTGCATGTGGTTCCCATCGAAAACATCTATTCTGGTGATGGGACAAACAGATTGAAGAATTTGCTAGATGCTGTTAGTGATACCACTGGAAAAGAAGATCTTTTGCTACATTTACGGATGTTGTCCTTGCAAAAGGTTCATTCTagatacttataaaaaaaaaagttcattatagacatttcaatttcaatacaaagcatttctcccaaaaaaaaaaaaaaaaatcaatataaagcATATAAGAAAGGTAAGAAAAATTGACTCATcgcataattttttgtttgttttgcagGTTGCCTCTGAAAGTGGATACAACAAGATTGTACTAGGATTGTGCGCATCGAGGATTGCTTGCCATGTGATTTCGGCCACAGTAAAGGTTTGCTTTTATATACTCTTCAATGTGTCATAATCCCATATGGAGGCCAATTGATCACCTGTTTAACTTGGGGAACATGCATTCTTTTCACACAGTGGGTATATTACTACTGCAATTTAGCGTCATGTCCATTTGTGGGATGCAATTTTATGTTTCTCTCAGACATGGATTCCTAATATCCCATTGAAATTATTTCCAGAATTTTGTATTGTCTAAGTTGCTGTCGTGACCGACACCCTGTCAATCATCTTCAATTAAACATTTAGCAAAGAAAAACTCACCTTAAGAAGTGATGTATATACGATACCTACTTTCCTAGAAAACAATATAATGCATCGTTTGACAACTTTTCAACTTGCTTATCAATCTGTCTGACCTTTATCAGGAATGCTGCatcattatattttaatttcatcTATTTTCTCTTAATCTGCTTTCTTTTCGCATCAAATATGGCgtgaaaaaaaaaggcagaatTTTTAGTAAGCACCAATTAAAATTTCAGCTCATTGAAAAATACTGGTCAATGTTGGTTGGCACCTTGTGCTGTTATAAATTTATAGTTACTTTTTACCCCCCTTAACAGGGCCAAGGATATTCTTTGCCGGCAGATATACAATATGTTGATTCAAGGTGGGAGATACCAATAGTGCTTCCGCTCCGTGACTGTCTTGTGCAAGAGCTGAACA
The DNA window shown above is from Quercus lobata isolate SW786 chromosome 7, ValleyOak3.0 Primary Assembly, whole genome shotgun sequence and carries:
- the LOC115954015 gene encoding cytoplasmic tRNA 2-thiolation protein 2-like, with amino-acid sequence MCGNWKTLSSDSMACNPSNCQSNCHGNEEKAEVVVGEEYVSANQNQNLCIKCKTKEPIGGDEGRMFCIECFRSNLYGKFRLAVTSHAMITPTDNVLVAFSGGPSSRVALQFVHELQHKSLKNFDASRDRLLPVFGVGVAFIDETTISPLPSHDINRAIQDIRLIVSNLGPPIKQLHVVPIENIYSGDGTNRLKNLLDAVSDTTGKEDLLLHLRMLSLQKVASESGYNKIVLGLCASRIACHVISATVKGQGYSLPADIQYVDSRWEIPIVLPLRDCLVQELNMLCHLDGLKTVELLKGPCSGINGLVSSFVRILQEENPSRECTIVRTAGKLTPFHFNRIPESDDSVIPLATRRRQKRYNLKPNESISSESFCTICNSPLNKSDMLRLSNLGSCQTSSDSFGAACCSSCRFQILPKDPSSMDHFYSLLPQPLVARAKHSSYDNLSLLREQIQDCLLSDSEDES